Below is a genomic region from Halobacterium sp. CBA1132.
CGAGTTCGCGCGCGAGCGCCCCGTCGAGCAGGTCCAGCCAGCCGTTCACGACGACGCAGAGCGCGCCGACCGCGTACATCACGGGGGATGCGACGTAGAACGCGGCGGCGGCCGCGACCGCGAACAGGAACGCGACGACGCTGACCGCGTTCGGGGTCGCGCCCACCTTGACGGCGGCGCGCACCCACGGCCGCATCAGTCGCGCCGCGAGGTCGCGGTACGTGTCCAGCGTCATAAGTACTCGGTGAAGTCGACCTCGCCGGCGGAGGGGTCGCGGTCGCCCGCCAGCACGGCCTCGATGTCGTCAGCGACCGCCTCCGGGTCGCGGTCGGTGGTGTCGATTTCGTAGACGTTGGACTTCCCGTGGTCGCGGACGGCCTCCGAGAGGATGACGTCCAGCGCCTCGCTCTCGGCGTTCTCGCGAGCTTTGCGAGCGAGAGCACGAGACGGCTCTGCCGTCTCGGCGTTCTCGCGAGCTTTCTCGGCGGGCTCGCCGCGTTCGACGAGGCGCCGCTCCAGTTCCCCGGGCGCGCACCGCAGCACGACCACGCGGTCCGCCTCCAATAGGTGCGATAGGTGAGATTCGACGAGCACGTCCTCGCGCCCCTCGAGGTAGTCGCGGACGGCGTCGAGATCCGCGACCTTGCTGTCGCGGGCTTCGTCGACCTCCGTGTAGAGGCCCTCGGACTCGATGACGTCGTTGAGGTGGACGATGTCGAGGTCGGTGTCGAGGTGTTCGGTGGCGGTCGTCTTCCCCGTGCCCGGCGTCCCGGTGACGGCGACTCTCACTCCGCGAGCACCTCGTTGAGCACGGCGACCGCGCGCTCGGTCTCTTCCCGCGTCCCGCACGTGATGCGGACGTGTTCGGGCAGCCCGAAGCTCGAACAGTCCCGAATCAGCACGCCCTCCTGCTTGGCTGCCTCCGCTACTTCGGTGGCGTCGCCGACGTTCGCGAGCACGAAGTTCCCGTGGCTCTCGTACGTCCGCGCGTCGAGTTCGTCGTGTATGTACTGGCGGCCCCACTCGACGCTCTCGACGGTCTGCTCGACGTGCTCGTCGTCGTCCAGCGCGGCGGTGCCAGCACGACACGCGATGGCGCTCGCGGCGAACGGCGTCTGTACGCGAGCGTACGCGTCGGCCCACTCCGGGGGCGTGATGGCGTATCCGAGCCGGATACCCGCTAGTCCGTACGCCTTCGAGAACGTCCGCAGCACCGCTACGTCGTCGCGCTCGTCGAGCAGGGAGACGGCCGACGGGGAGTCCGTGAACTCGCCGTACGCCTCGTCGACGACGACCAGCGTGTCCTCGTCCGTCTCGTCGGCGACCTTTGTCACGGCGTCCAGCGTGAATCGGTGGCCGGTCGGGTTGTGCGGGCTCGTCAGGTAGACGACGCGCTCGCCGTCGTAGGCGTCCAGCACGCTGTCCGCGGTGAGCGCGAAGCCGTCGTCGGTCCGCACGTCGTACTCGGCGACCTCCCCGTGGTGGAAGCGCGCGCTCATCCCGTAGTACGTGAACCCGGGTGTCGGGACGAGCACGGTGTCGCCGGGCGCGAGGAACGCCCGCGCGAGGTAGTCGAGCGCGCCGTCGCCGCCGTTCGCCAGCCACACCTGCTCGTCAGCCACGTCCCACTCGTCGGCGAGCGCAGCAGTCAGGTCGGCGTGGACGGCCTTCGGGTAGCGGTGGACCTCCGAGGCGGTCTCGCGGATTGCGGCTTCGGCCTTCGGACTCGGGCCGTGGGGGTTCTCGTTCGAGGAGAGCTTCACGAACTCCGCTGGGTCGCGCCCGAGTTCGCGCGCGACCTCCTCGATACCCCGACCGGCCCGGTACTCCACGTGGTCGGAGAGGTCCCGTAGTTCCATGCCCGAGTCGAGTGGCGGGCGCGCCTTAAGACTGCCTTCACGGAGTTGTCCGCCGCAACCCCGGCGTTTTACGACGTGTCAGTCACTACCGGCGGCCATGGCAGTCACCGAGACAGTCGTGTACGCCTTGCACTTGTTGTTCGCCGGCCTGTGGACCGGGAGCGTGCTGTTCGCGACCGCGACGCTGCCCGGCGTCGCCGGAACCCTGTCCGCGAGCGCCCGCGA
It encodes:
- a CDS encoding adenylate kinase family protein encodes the protein MRVAVTGTPGTGKTTATEHLDTDLDIVHLNDVIESEGLYTEVDEARDSKVADLDAVRDYLEGREDVLVESHLSHLLEADRVVVLRCAPGELERRLVERGEPAEKARENAETAEPSRALARKARENAESEALDVILSEAVRDHGKSNVYEIDTTDRDPEAVADDIEAVLAGDRDPSAGEVDFTEYL
- the hisC gene encoding histidinol-phosphate transaminase → MELRDLSDHVEYRAGRGIEEVARELGRDPAEFVKLSSNENPHGPSPKAEAAIRETASEVHRYPKAVHADLTAALADEWDVADEQVWLANGGDGALDYLARAFLAPGDTVLVPTPGFTYYGMSARFHHGEVAEYDVRTDDGFALTADSVLDAYDGERVVYLTSPHNPTGHRFTLDAVTKVADETDEDTLVVVDEAYGEFTDSPSAVSLLDERDDVAVLRTFSKAYGLAGIRLGYAITPPEWADAYARVQTPFAASAIACRAGTAALDDDEHVEQTVESVEWGRQYIHDELDARTYESHGNFVLANVGDATEVAEAAKQEGVLIRDCSSFGLPEHVRITCGTREETERAVAVLNEVLAE